Proteins found in one Zea mays cultivar B73 chromosome 1, Zm-B73-REFERENCE-NAM-5.0, whole genome shotgun sequence genomic segment:
- the LOC103643339 gene encoding protein SAR DEFICIENT 1 translates to MAAAWRPRDNDDDDEDDAGGGADDDDPHRSGPRPTQTRVVRGFVDQESIQQIFHYLEPLISRVVREEIQNIFSHCHNDHMPIRSLPLRIREAHVLPHLKLVFAKQLKQPIFTNNKIVDIANNPIEIHLMDTTTNSMIPPADTHLGPSSVVRLEVLVLNGDFQCEDRDVWTADQFNAVVLKAREGKRPLLVGSLNVPMNNHGVAVIDDVFFTDNSSWIRCRKFRIGVRIMPADHLGSRVKEAVSESFTVRDHRGESYKKHYPPLMTDNIWRLKNIGKDGPIDKRLQSEGIRNVQDFLKLNTIDPEKLQALVGMSDKQWNTTLNHAKTCDMGRKCYTFKTVGCDITFNPIGEVLRARIGDHTFPLQELHPYQLFHVKQLAAQAYQMWDQLEEVPNEKLFAANKSFVPRSSSDQERTESQAESMISSGSQNTKYLDYTGTATSGAAAMPNSCSTSDSIGAAPADDAMLWRPSIPPECNFSWQDSAACWD, encoded by the exons ATGGCGGCAGCGTGGAGGCCGCGTGacaacgatgacgacgacgaggacGATGCGGGCGGCGGAGCCGATGATGATGATCCGCACAGGAGTGGCCCTAGGCCTACGCAGACCCG TGTTGTAAGAGGATTTGTGGACCAAGAAAGTATTCAACAAATATTCCACTATCTGGAACCACTTATTAGTAGGGTG GTGCGAGAGGAAATCCAGAACATCTTTTCGCATTGTCACAATGATCACATGCCAATCAG GTCTCTTCCTCTACGCATCCGAGAGGCACATGTCTTGCCCCATCTGAAGCTAGTCTTTGCTAAGCAGCTTAAGCAACCAATCTTCACAAACAACAAAATCGTTGATATAGCGAACAACCCAATTGAAATCCATCTCATGGACACGACAACCAACTCTATGATCCCACCAGCAGATACTCACCTTGGACCATCATCAGTAGTAAGACTAGAAGTGCTGGTTCTGAACGGTGATTTTCAGTGTGAGGACCGTGATGTGTGGACGGCTGACCAGTTTAATGCAGTGGTTCTGAAGGCTAGAGAAGGGAAGAGACCATTGCTCGTGGGCTCACTCAATGTCCCTATGAACAATCATGGAGTGGCTGTGATTGATGATGTGTTCTTTACTGATAATTCGAGCTGGATAAGGTGCCGGAAGTTTCGAATTGGTGTGCGCATCATGCCCGCGGATCATCTTGGATCAAGAGTCAAAGAGGCAGTGAGTGAGAGCTTCACCGTCAGAGATCATCGTGGTGAAT CGTACAAAAAACACTATCCTCCTTTGATGACTGACAACATATGGAGGCTCAAGAACATTGGAAAAGATGGACCAATCGATAAGAGGTTGCAGTCTGAGGGGATTAGGAACGTCCAGGACTTCTTGAAGCTTAACACCATAGATCCTGAAAAACTCCAAGCT CTCGTCGGCATGTCAGATAAGCAATGGAACACAACGCTGAATCATGCAAAAACGTGTGACATGGGACGGAAATGTTACACTTTCAAGACTGTAGGGTGTGACATTACCTTTAACCCCATAGGAGAGGTCTTACGGGCAAGAATTGGAGACCATACATTTCCTCTGCAAGAACTGCACCCATATCAACTG TTCCATGTGAAGCAACTGGCCGCTCAGGCATACCAGATGTGGGATCAACTGGAAGAAGTACCCAATGAAAAATTATTTGCTGCAAATAAGAGCTTTGTTCCAAGAAGTAGTTCTGATCAGGAGCGGACTGAGAGCCAAGCAGAGAGCATGATCAGCTCAGGGTCGCAGAATACTAAGTATCTTGACTACACAGGAACTGCTACCTCTGGTGCCGCAGCAATGCCGAACAGCTGCAGCACATCAGATTCTATAGGAGCTGCTCCAGCTGATGATGCCATGCTCTGGAGACCGAGCATACCACCAGAATGTAACTTCAGCTGGCAGGACTCAGCAGCTTGTTGGGATTAA